aaaacagaaaacgaAAAACCGAAACATTATTCGATTCGAGTCGAACCTCTAAAACCTAGATTAGGGTTTTGTTGAAAAACATGgcaatggaaaagaaaagttagggTTAGAAAAATTACCAAGCTTGGATCTGATGCATCTTTTTGCACAAAAACTTTAGAAACCTTTGAATTTCCATTTAATCTTGGCCTCTTAAGCCACCTGTTAAAATCTTCATCTCTTGTGCTGCAAATTCCTTCTAAATTCTCATAATCTTCTTGCTCTCCTTCTGCCTTTCTCTTCCTTGAACAAACACCTTCCATTTCTGTGCTTTGCTTTTGGTTGCTTAACAAATACATCACTTGTTTCTGAAGATTAATGTATTTCTCATACATTATTCTCAACATTTGACTTAGCTTCCCATTCTCTTGGATTTTTCTATCCAACTCCTGTTCTAATGTCGGGCTCGATTCGCTTCCCTGCATTTGGAGAACTTAACCGATGAGTGGCAAGAATTTATCCATTATACTCCCGAAGTAAGTTATCATGGACCCTTGATTTTAATCAATTGAACTATGTTCAAGTTGtgagatgaaattaaaaatgatggTAGAGTGATTTACTATTTACTACGATGAAATtccttaatttttcaaaatataaaatccgAAAATCTTATCAAAATACACACCTAAGTTCCATTTTGTGGTGGTATAATTTCGTAGTATATATTCTTGTTAgttcattagttttttttttctgtaatatatatatatataacactcTCCATTCACTTCAACCtagaaataaaaactatattatatatacaatacaaTACATTAGGGTTTAAAaccttcatatatatatatatatatatataaatacggCCCACACACATGTTATAATTAAGaacaaattaacaaatgaCTTATGAGGTTAATTACCTTATTTGACAAGCTCAGTGCgagtttttctttatctccATAGATTTCTCCATCAAATTGATCTCTTTTCTGCTtcatagaaacaaaaacaacaatattaataataataaattaaaccatATCCAAAATTCACCACGAAAAACAGAGAGAAGAAATAgccaaataaaaacttaaacttaCTGAAGAATGATGAGCTACTTCATCCATAGTTGAATTAGCATAAGAAGAATTAGGATCCACATTAAGGTCCAAAAAAATATCCatcatatgaaattaaattagtaatttcagatatatttttaaaaactattattattgttgttgcaTGTAAAgaagaattagaagaaaatttgagggtatttttgtgaagaagaagaagaggaagaagaagaagaagaagggaagaagaatTATTTTGCAGAAAAATGAGTGATAATGGGAAGAAGacttatatataaagaaagaaagaaaagaaaagaaaagaagaagaagaagaagaagacgaagaagaagaagaatttgcAAAAAAGGGCCTGTGGGGTTGGGTGGGTCCCACAATTCTGGAAGAAGTCGGTTTTGGAATTCTTTTCTTAGTCCACccctttaattttcattatttacaTCAcacttcctttctttttcttttcttttccctttttttttataaataaaactttgttttgtggtAATATTGACTTTGAAAGTAGAGTGGAATGGTTGACTTGAGTGTGTAAGGGTCCCACACgcttttgaaaatgaaatgactTTTTTGCTCtccattatattttttgaatggAAATTACAAATTGTTTGATTGCTTATGTTTGAGTTAAATTACGTGGAATTGACacaaatactaaatttaataaagtatttataacatatatattgtaaaatattcAGATTTTATCAACAATGGTGGACACTAACatgtttttatcaataatattgatagaaatataaatcaatttctatcgtagatataatttaaaattttgttataatttacaaatattttaatttcttttactacttttaaatatatttgaataattattattttggtcctttatttaattttatttgttttagtgaGTGTTAACTTTGAAGGAATGTTATTGGAATTGGATAATCCcctatattttttgtttttaattttttagaaacgttttgaaaatttgagattgaTTATAGAAGAAACTATTCTTTAGTGGCTTTGCtttgtttctatttatattcatatgtttgtttgaaaaaataaatcaaatttgttttcttttattgtttgtgATTGGGTACTTAGATTTGAGTTATATTTGAGCGTTCGGAGTTGAttttctaatcaaactaaTGTCAAATTGTGTAtgattaatttagtaaatatttaaattatcacAATTAAATAAGTGCAAATGATCGGAGATCGGTTTGACcttttgaagattttaaaaaatggatttttcTAAACTAACGTCGTCCTAATTAACCTCTCCTTACGTTCGACATACCACTTTCAATTCGGCCGTTTTGGTCAATCTACTTGAgttttttgatatattatgctcatttaaaaaaaaaattataaattttgaaaacatattttcatatttagtaACAAGTTGCATGTTTATTTACAAAAGTAGGTcttaaaactttcaatttcgtGTCCATTGAATCAATGAGATTTAGATTTTTCATGACATAGGTGCTCGAcctatttgatatataaaaaataataataaaccatttagacacaaaattgaaattaatttcattatataaGCAAAGAACTGAAGGTAAGTTTAGCAACAATTAACATGGTCCTAGAGATTTGATCCATCATCTTCACAATTATTATATCCATACAAAAATCATtactatatataattttcaaattcatgtaTATCATATACCcataaaccaaataattaaaagttgaatcACTTATTAGAGAccatagtaaaaaaatttagtgtCAAGATATAATcattacaaacaacaaaattaactgcaatatttttttctccataaTTACGATatgctatttttttatcaatacattattgatatatatatatatatatatatatatatatatatatatatatatatatatcaagtaCATACATATGTATAGGTTATTATTCTTTGTAAAATGTTATATCTCATGTGACACATTTATACTTTGATTTAAACCATATAAACTATTATTCCAAAAGCCCCTAAAGTTTAAGCCTTGAAGGAAATAGTGAGTGTAGTATCAATGAGGATATGAGGggtaaaattgtaattttggaTCCactttaaatcttaattaatattcttaaTAACTATACATATTGAAGCTGTATCCTTTGTTGCCTTGTGGTTTGCATTGGACCACATATATTGATGTCATTAATTggtccctttttctttcttttttctttctttcttttcaaaagataaGTTCATGCAAAATAGTCTTCACTTTTTTAAACTTcatataaactattatttcaaaagataaaGAATAATACAATTAGATCtgttaaaatattgaaaattatattagatgataaaaaatttagaaaaaacagctcataacacatcttttttgcatattacaTATTTGACAAATAGGACAGTAATCAAACGATAATATATCTACTTTTAAACTTGttgttttttgtaattttgaaaatgtaaatgacACGTGctctatttttgcaaactctccttaaaatattatagactcgaaaaaaaatagaacattttaaaataacatggcaaaataaaccaaaatattcataaaaacTAACAAACTTCCATATCTATTAATGATTGGTACTAATAATagttagaatttgaaattttgttatattttgtaaatatttcaagttgttttataattataataattatctaaaaaggttgaaaaattatacattCTACTATTTCGTTATCACTTGTTTATAATAGTAATGGCGTATTacttaagaaattaaaagatatatttatatatatatataaaaaaaaaaaatggtcccTTTACTTTCTACGCAACTTTTTGTCATGTCTAaccttttgtttatttattttttcaaaagaaaggTTAGAAAAGTTAATTCTTCTATAGGTAAAAAGGAATAACTTTCTACATTGCACGAATTTTAATTATGGTTTCAAAAAGGATAATGTaaacacataaaatatatacatatatatatatatatatttgcatgtGAGCTAACAATAAGCTTTACTTGCTAAGTTCAAGATCgaagaaatttgaactttgacATTTTTTGTTCGAATGCTTTTCATTTAGTTTCGTTATATTTAAGTTAACTTTTTTAATCGCCTTAAATATATGATTAgctaataacaaatatttgtgaGTGTTAACTTAGAAAGacaaatcaacaaataaaaagtttagacTATTTACCCAATAAAGATTGAATTCTCTgctctcaaattttaaaccttttttaataaaacaaatgagtttttgaaatattacGAATACAAATTGTGGTTGGTAGTCTTCATATATTCtgtatgtatatgtaattTCATTAGATATTCAACTAAAGTACGATATGATAGGATTGAATCATCAACCACTAAAATCATAGGTTAGTATATTATTTAGTAACGtatatgtttaatttgcagcatatattatatactttctTAATTTAACTTCAGTTATATCATATggtaacaaaagaaaaaattagtataatgttatataaattctaacattttaaagatatGTTAATATCCTACGTTTGAAAGGTATAATTTCAggatatttgaattttaccAAACAATTCAACTtgtaattaaaagttgattaattcaaattaagaaaacataattaaattaatcacgTGAGTATAAGGTAATTAATAATGTGtttagtaaataataaataaacttaattaaattttggtaatGTGACAGATATGATTCTTTTTCCACAAGACTGTTTCCTCTTAATTACACAAAATAGTCTTAAAGAAGAAGGGgtgaatttaattacttaagaaactttaataatgtcaaattgaaataatgcTTTTTCATACTATATAAgtataaatgttttctaattattttatgtgttCAAGCATATCTTAAAACTTTatgataagttttttttttgttattctaaaaagaaaaataataatcgtTTCGTCTAATAGTAACACGTTCGGGGACAAAGACAAGAAATGTAAAGTTACTTTAGGaggtgtgtatatattataattcaaaattcgTAACATTGATGCTAATCTTAACCGAGAGGTTAAAATGTTTGCAACGTCTTTACTTCTTTTAAAAGATGGAATATATTAAAACGATCTTACAAGATTTTCTTGACGACTAAAGTATAGTTTGATAACGATTTGATTCTTAGTTTTCcgtttattcaataaaattatgcTCGAGTCCAGTTGTCGTCGAGGtccctatattttttaatttttctttatatatatatatatatatatattatttaatttttattcccTTTCCCAAGTTTTGGAAAAAGTTTACATGTGTATTTGGGAGAAGAGAGTGATAGAATTTTGGATTAAgggattttaatatatatgttgttgattgtacttttttaaacaaagattttctttatacaaaatcaaaagggTTAGGTTAAACAAAAGAGTGTTTGTTATATGcaattctttaaattaaaaaggtatatttgttattttaaattttaattaaactcacaactatacaaatatatatatatatatatatatatatttgttttttgaagATGTCAAGTAATGAccgttttaaagaaaaagtgtcaaatatttggttaaaaaaatagaaattttacgACATCTTTTAACTAGTTTATGTTAGTTATTACTTGGCGTTACATGCAAAGGTAGTTTAACATTTATTTGAcgcaaaaagaaattttgagaaaaatgtatttttttttattggagagtttgcaaaaatagcaaagaggtttatgataatagagttaATGTCACttgcattttcaaaattgtaaaacaacaaatttaaaagtagattaCTGTCAGATTAACATCTGATTAccgtcatatttgtcaaatttgcaatatacAGAAAATAGGTGTTATaagctgttttttttcttttttttttctctaatacaattttcctttttatttgttaagaatataaactaaaatatattttttttttcggcCCTAATATTATTAACACGcaaaacggaaaaaaaaaacgcaaatatcaattaacatgatttaagatttgtttatGCTAGGAGAAGAAACTAAATATCTTAACCAGTTGAATTTTGCTTGAATTGATTTGTATGTGATTgacaattgaaattaaaaacctAACTATGTCAATATAATATTATCTCATTTTCACTGTATTTTAGAGTCTATATACCAAAATAACATTGATTCTTATGTGTATCTTGACTAATCTCACAAGATAATCCATCTGATCTTACAATATTTTGATGTAAAGAAATGAATTCGTACGATATATGACTATCATGAATTGAACTCACGGAtctcttagttagttattaagattatgttttcttttttactattaagtaggtaaaaaaaattgaattcttgaaaattaatttaaatctaaatttaacttgaagctttaattaattctaaaaatattttcataagcAATAAAATAGATAACTACACTCGTGAAAGTAATGTGTTTGTAAAACTTcagttttcaaaagttaaaaaacaacaaaaaacaagatGATTATTAAACGGAGTGCAAATGTTGAGAGATTCGATGATTGTCCTGTAAGATTGATCAAAAGTATGAAAGCGAATTTGTCGATTTAGCCTTTTTCATTTGCTAATCAATTGGTTAAAGTCAGTATTCTCAACCAGAAAGTTAGATgttcaaatctttatttttgcatattgtcactccaaaagaaaaaaacaccaactatgaatattaaaaaaaaaaattgattttgacatAGTTAATCAACGGTAATTAACATGCAAATCTAAGATCAAACGTTTAATCTCTCATCCctaaaattttttatgaaaataaataaaattttctcaaataaatttaggGTCAGttacaaatacattttctATAACTATTTCATATAGTTTCATAAAATTCTCGTAAATCGTATACAATTAGAACAATGTATTCTTATCAAACTATAACAACgaatgaattcaaatttatgtaaattaaccATAAATCTTTTCGGTTTGAAAGAAAGGGTTGGAATTTggaaataacttttttttttttggagcaAAATTTGGAATTGggaaataaaattcaaattttcttgaGGAGTTGgagtttatatatactttattatttatacaaaattaatttatgcattctatttatatatatatatatatatttagtcaAACTTAGTAAGAATGACGATTTGATATTTAGTTCATATTCTTTTCGATTCTATCTTATcgcttttgttttttcatttcttacatttttatttttcttctgaaTTAGAATCATATGCTAttgcttttctcttttcttttcttcaaaaacaatttgtatttacatattaaataataaaacctggatttgatatttaattcatcttttttttttctttttgtttgattcaatACTTAAATATacactttaaataaatattttcttatttagaaaattgtgATTGCATATATTCTAAATTCTAAtacttttgaatttagttttagaCAACTGTGATAAATTCAGTTCTCCATCtgctttttctcttttctttcttttctttttcttttcttctttttccttttaatatcTAATcagttatatataatattaaatttatccaCACCTTTATCAAcaaattcaagtttttttgtttgatcgATCGATGATTTAGAATAGTATCAAAGTAGGTTATTCATAGTCGTTCACGAAGGTCGATCTTGTGTTTAAGTCCTGACACTCGtctctaattaaaattaatttcaacttgttaactctttttctttatttttttaaagtgaaCCCATAGCGATGAGTTATATTAACACAAAATTGCAATTATCGTTGtatcatttaaataatatgatttGGTTAAGTAATTTGGTGATCCATGGgcattttatttaatgaattaatttcatttaataagaataaagaaagaaaactagattttaaaattaaattggtttGATTAACTCCtcatgaaaattgaaattttaaattagatcTAAATCAAACATGGATCGAGAATTCTTCGGAGTCGAtaacacatatattttatgtgaATTGTGTTCGTATAGTTGTAAACttgtaaaaaatgtattttaaaatttaaaaaggaagataTTGTTTTCTTAGAGAATAATGTTTACATATATTCTAAACTCTCAAGTACTTCGGAATGTTTTTCCCCTTTATAGTTTAGAAAACAGTGACAAAATTCAGTTCTCTagatctacttttttttcaaaagcttgGCTTTGGGGCCATCCATgccatttcatttttgtttatttcttcgtaaataaatataataacaaagagAGCTTAAGTCAACAATAATTGATACTTCTTACGAGAGATTGAATATATGGCATCTATTCTATTCTCGTagttgtaaaaaaaacataagaaaattaCCGAGCTCAATTTGATGCTGTGAAAATTGCAATTGCAATTTAAGTAGAGGAATTCAAGTGGAAATTCACCACATAgatcactttttcttttttcaaaatccttTATATAGTTAACatgtttttatcaaaataaatatagatatatgtgtatatattcaCTCATGCTATCACGTCCTCAATTTAATCGGAAAATTGCATATAACACCTAATTTTTgcattttgcaaatatagtaaaattaatgatatcataCGGTAATTATAGagttatcgacttttaaatttgttgcttttgtaatttagaaaatatattaacacAAATTCTATCCGTTTAATATTTACGTCTAGTAATGTTTTCTTCCTATGCTAAAATTTATCGTaacaaaagtatatattgATGTGGtgcaataattattaaaataaggTTACTTATTTTCTGCGTTagaggagagaaaaaattattgctttcgtaaactttattaaatttatatatttaattttaaaactatttatcaaattatatgtTTGAACCTTTAAGTGAttctaaattatcatttttaaaaataactcttaaatatttatatatttgaaaacaaacttcacgatataaaaaatagatttaaaatggaaaattagatattaaattgattttgatttaggTGTGTTTTAgagtacttttaaaaatatgataaaatcaCTTTCTACCAAATACTAATGATGTAATTAAGACCAATGATAAATTTACctaatattcaaattcaacatttcCCTATCCGTTATTCCAAgttccaaattttcaaatatttaaattttttaaaactttaattcgttttttttcaaattattaaaatgacttttgttatttttaaaattactctaaatataaatatttttaatcatttatcGTATCAAAATTGTAttcaaaagtataaataattaaattttacgtGAATATGAcgtagaaaaaaatgtataattaaaatttcatatgatataaaagaattgtatttaattaatttgtgaacttttatactatatcaaaattaagtgACAAGTTTATAACATATTGGTTAGCAGAAACACGAGAAACTCTATTACAAGGATTacgttaaaattttgtattcaattatttttttcaacagcttcaattagatttaattgaactttttaattagttagattttggaactttcaattttgtataataGAGCTAaagcatatttttaaataagtgTTAAAAATTACTATTCAATACCtaacatttatgttttgtacTTAATtgagcttttaattatttttttattttttaaatatgttgatgttaagtttcaaacaaaaaaaacggTAAATTTGATACTCACATCTTAGGTTTGATAATAGTGGTAAATTTGTAACCCAAAGAAGAGAATGTGACAGACaatggaaaaataatttgtatatgGGTATGATACTTACCTCATAGACCTTATTACTTgggttaaaaaatttatgtgtaTAACAAATAGAGAGTTTGTAGCATGTCGAGATCAGTTCCTACAGGTTGCAATGTTGATTGATAAAATTGGTCTCTACCAAGGCTACTATGgaagatattttcttttgtttcgtTTTGGGTCTAAGACAATCCTTTAGGCATGGGTATGTCTCAtcgaaattttgttttagttgaCCTTAGTCCATTATCTAGGCTCGTTTTGGTCATCGGTGTCGCTTTTGGTCCaaattttgttgcttttataGTATGTGATATGCTCTTTGATCCAAAGTCATCATGAAAATACATAATTTGTTCAAATAAAAGTGACAAATAGGTTGAGCTGTTACTATACATGAAAGGagatatataaataagtttgcaTTTTGGTTTATCTTTTTAAGGCTGCTCTCCATTTCAAACCTAGTTTTGGGCTGCTAAGCCTGATAGTGAAAATGGGTCGTCTCAATTTGGGCCGACAAGGAAATCCAAGTtacacatttcaaaatttcttttattttattaaaatttaaaagtgacgtagttgtaaatttagcaattaaattcaaattaattaactatatagcataattttaaaaaatctgtaaatatagtaacatttgttaaattctatcaatgatataagtctatcaccaatagactatgttgcaaatattggtctatcattgatatatcatatgaaatctatcagcgatacaagtttattagtgatcgttttgctatatttgcaacttttttaaaatgttattatatctttaattattattgctaaaatagtcatctattgcaattttcttttaaaatttgtttctcgtatattttgattattttttatcatgtatgaacaaaattgtcatatattttgattgaattatAAATGATTCATTAAGTGCATACTAGTTTCATTACTGTTATGGATCTCTCCatattataattgatttattacatattacatatacatatttacAGCAACACGTAAGTTGTGACACATAtagttctattatttttttttaggtgAAAACATGCTTTTTGCAATACTGTTATTTACTGcttactattttaaatatgttatgtAATGTTTACCAATATATACACCTGCATATTTATAATACTATGTATAGTGACACATATAGTTATGTAATATTACCAATATACACCAGCATATTTTACTCGTCCGTTTCGTAATAAACCATAATTTATTCGCATGAAAACTCTAGATACTGATTTTGTTCGGTTTTTTACTCACAACAATATAATCGGCTCAATCTACTGAATATACCTATTGTATTTCATATACGAATAGGAACATAAACTTTTACTTACcgaaaatattcataaaacataatctaaatctttttttttttttttgtctataaaaatatatcaaattcaaatactGGTATTGATTATTGAATCCAGCCTAGCTATCTtagttttgtaaattacaaagtgattattttcctttttctgttGCACTAAATTACAAAGTGctaataattatatagaaatatatatatttgtataattgGGATTGTTTAATACTTAttggtaaaaataaaactgtttcttattatttacaaataaaaaataaaaaacaaaaataaaagctcGCACCAAAAATGCAATTTTCCCTCCGAAAggcaatttatgttttaaaacaaaaggcag
This is a stretch of genomic DNA from Cucumis sativus cultivar 9930 chromosome 4, Cucumber_9930_V3, whole genome shotgun sequence. It encodes these proteins:
- the WRKY32 gene encoding probable WRKY transcription factor 40, which encodes MDIFLDLNVDPNSSYANSTMDEVAHHSSKRDQFDGEIYGDKEKLALSLSNKGSESSPTLEQELDRKIQENGKLSQMLRIMYEKYINLQKQVMYLLSNQKQSTEMEGVCSRKRKAEGEQEDYENLEGICSTRDEDFNRWLKRPRLNGNSKVSKVFVQKDASDPSLVVKDGYQWRKYGQKVTRDNPSPRAYFKCSSAPNCPVKKKVQRSLEDPTILVATYEGEHSHASHFQTELSLRSINGGKGSAVPVLATIKPSCATVTLDLIHEDGLFKSPKDYASSESAEAAVWQEFLVQQMASSLKKDPEFAGIVAGAISGKVLGNQTNRE
- the WRKY32 gene encoding probable WRKY transcription factor 40 isoform X1, which codes for MMDIFLDLNVDPNSSYANSTMDEVAHHSSQKRDQFDGEIYGDKEKLALSLSNKGSESSPTLEQELDRKIQENGKLSQMLRIMYEKYINLQKQVMYLLSNQKQSTEMEGVCSRKRKAEGEQEDYENLEGICSTRDEDFNRWLKRPRLNGNSKVSKVFVQKDASDPSLVVKDGYQWRKYGQKVTRDNPSPRAYFKCSSAPNCPVKKKVQRSLEDPTILVATYEGEHSHASHFQTELSLRSINGGKGSAVPVLATIKPSCATVTLDLIHEDGLFKSPKDYASSESAEAAVWQEFLVQQMASSLKKDPEFAGIVAGAISGKVLGNQTNRE